The Microcoleus sp. FACHB-68 genome contains the following window.
AGTATGGCGAGGCGCTGTGGGAAAAAGACGTTCAGAAATTTCACTACATCACTAAAGTTGAACCGTTGCAAAGAGGTTTGACCGAACTGAACACCGTCGCTTGGCTGACCGGCAGGCGGCGAGATCAAGCAAGCACTCGCGCTGTGATGCCGGTGTTTGAACGCGATATCAAGCATCGGATTAAAGTGAATCCTTTAGCCAACTGGACACGCAACCAGACTTGGGCTTATGTGATGGAAAATAACGTTCCCTACAATGTTCTGCATGACCGAGGTTATGGCAGTATTGGCGATGAACCGCTGACAACGCCAATCGCAAAGGGCGAAGATGAACGTGCCGGTCGGTGGCGTGGCACAGCTAAAACTGAGTGTGGAATTCACATTTAAGCCGGCAGTCATAATAACAAAAACCCCGTCCTTACTGTTACGCTGGACGGTTTTTTTTTCTCTAATTCTGTTCCTAACCACGAGTCGGGAAGCTGGGTGTGTCAAACTTATGAAAAAGGGGATGAAGTCTACTTAGCAAGTGTAAATTTTAGTTGCAAAATTAGCAAAATCTATCAAAAAGTTCCTGGCCTCCTGTAAGTGAGATAATGATTAAAGTTCTGCATTTATCAGATATTCACATGGGGAGTGGTTTCTCCCACGGACGGATCAATCCAGCGACGGGATTAAATACACGATTAGAAGATTTTGTCAATACTTTATCCCGATGTATTGATCGAGCGCTGACAGAGCCGGTGGATTTGGTGTTGTTTGGCGGGGATGCCTTTCCGGATGCCACGCCCCCTCCCTTTGTGCAGGAAGCGTTTGCCAGCCAATTTCGCCGGCTCGTTGATGCCCAAATCCCTACGGTATTATTAGTTGGCAATCACGATCAGCATTCCCAAGGGCAAGGCGGCGCGAGTCTGTGCATTTACCGCACATTAGGAGTACCTGGGTTTATTGTGGGCGATCGCTTGGAAACGCACCGGATCGAGACAA
Protein-coding sequences here:
- the cysH gene encoding phosphoadenosine phosphosulfate reductase, with translation MVCSEEVQIQTSSLDLDELNQRFDTAHPREILAWCIRNIPTGLVQTSAFGVSGMVTMDILYRELKPEPPVPVLFLDTLHHFRETLELVENSKNLYNLDLRVYKIEGVDSREAFAEEYGEALWEKDVQKFHYITKVEPLQRGLTELNTVAWLTGRRRDQASTRAVMPVFERDIKHRIKVNPLANWTRNQTWAYVMENNVPYNVLHDRGYGSIGDEPLTTPIAKGEDERAGRWRGTAKTECGIHI